The Mytilus edulis chromosome 4, xbMytEdul2.2, whole genome shotgun sequence nucleotide sequence taacttgtggccacgattttatgccacaaacatacggtgtcaatatttttttagtacaccagatccggatttcgacaataaatgtctcttcagtgatgttagggatcgaaacggtatttggaaggccatataaaaagtaccctcatttttagtatatatatatgtatacacataTGGACCCGATGGATCAATCTGTTGTaaagttgtcactggttcagacgtacttataaatataattatttctgtgactgtatcttgcattaatttgtaggatcctttactatagataattcagTTGATCTGTAACAATACCATATTCATGtcttgagagaaaacaaacaatCATAACGCAGAAGAATACAAGAAAATGACTTGACACAGAATTTTactcatttatttaatatttgtcGACATACTGGACATGAATTTTGTCTTTGCAAGCACAATTCTAAACAACTTTCATGAAACACATGTTTACACCGTGTGATATTTGCAGATGTCATTGGAGATAAACAAACTGGACATGGATCTGAGTTTCGTTGTAATTGGCTAATAGGAACTGGATGCGTATAAGCTGATATACGTACTTTTCTGTCAAATATCTCTAGTATTTTCACAGTAGAGTcatgataaaatttgaataaaactatGACAGCAATAGCTGTCAATTTAAAACTGGAATAGACATTCAGGTATAcgtttaaatatatattgaagaCAGTGATTGAAAATATTACAACTCGAAAGACATAAATTTGCCAGGCTATGTTTAAAAATAGTGTAAAATGTTGAGTACGCAGCGATAAATTCCTCCAAAACGTGTCACTACTCAATAAAACTAAGATGGCACTAAATAATGAATTAAGAAATGAGAAAGTATAAAATAATGTCAGCAAAAACCAGGTGACGAATATTATATGGAAAGAGCGAGAACTCTCGTTTCTCTCCGAACTTTCTCCATTTTCCTCTTTTTGACTCAGTTTATGAATAGCGTAAGATAAAACCATAACACAACTTATCCAAACGAAGAAACTGTTATAACCATCACAGGAAAATAATAAAGTTACGCCAAACATTTGTAGAGAATTGATATCCCCGTCCATGAAAGTTTCGGGAGAGTGCACTACTCCAATGTCATCGATATTTGGCAAAAAAATTGCAATGtttgaaaaataagaataaacaCCAATGATTGTGTAGGATGCTAGTTCTTGAAACGGAATTTGAGTTAATTTCACTGCAACAAATGTCAAAACGATGAATATGTAGAATAAATTTATCAATAATCTAGGTGATATTTGATAATCCAATGCTTCATATACAAGCCCACTCCACAATAAAAGATTTAGtactgaaaaatagaaaaaaaacatacattagTTTTATAATGACTAAATTTTAATTTACCAGTACCTTCGATTAATCATAACCACGTGTTATCTATTGTATTTTCACaattctattctcaatttttcgtatttcttcaaattttcaacttttgacTGCAAGTGTTCTCGAATGTAATGTGTGACCAGTTAAGAACTTCGAACGCGCTAAGTGTGTGATTAAATATTATCCGCCATAAAATTATGTCCACCGGACACTTTCTCACAGTAAATTGTGTTCATGGACATATTGTTTTTATGAAATAGAGTCCGGACAATATTTAACTATGAAATCGTGTGTCACTCACAGAAAGCATATAAcgttttacatatataaataaagcgtccttcgtaaattatacaataaaacattTACTAATACAAAAAGAAACAGTAAAATATTTAATAGAACTTAAttggggatcccgctaacatgtttaaccccaccacattatgtatgtatgtgcctgtcccaagtcaggagcctgtaattcagtggttgtcgtttgtttatgtgttacttatttgtttttcgttcattttttttatatataaataaggccgttagttttcttgtttgaattgttttacattgtcatttcggggccttttataactgactttgcggtatgggcttttctcattcctgacggtgacatatagttgttaatttctgtgtcattttggtctcttgtggagagttgtttcatttgcacatcttctttattatatttctaaatataatatgtaattcatttcaatttacaaattaaaatcatGTAATAATCAAGGATAGAACTCATGAATACTTTTCATCCTACATTTGGTCTTTCTTGTTCTTTTAATAGGGTTTGTGACAAAAACATCTGCCTGTAGAACCTGAATTTTAGAATTGGAGTTTGATTCACTAGTTGGAAGAAACATTTCTTTTAATGGAGTGTCAAAATCAAACGAATCACTGACTAAGTGAATCACTGTTAAGTGGCGTAAGACCAATTAAATTAGATTCAGCAAAGATGGGGATATTCTGAACCTGAAGGTGAATCACCACATGGACCTCTACTTCTAAAGAAACGTCATTAGGATATATAAGGATGTAGAATCCAATTTTCAAATTTGCATCGTTCATTGTTGATTTATCTACGCTATAGCGGTACGCTATTCAAATTCTCATTCCAGATTTTTAAGGGATTTCTGGTTTTACAGTCCGATTTAATCTGTGAAATTAGTTCTTCCAGAATGTAATAATTTAcaagatttattttaattatctATGAACCCTTGTAacgtacaaaaatataatttttcaaaatggtaCCCAATTTGAAACCATGCGTTTTTAAGCAAAACCTTCTGAAAAACAGATTATTGTCAACATTACGACTTTACGTAGTTCTCTTTTGGTCGTTTTTGTGTTTCAGCAATATATGTAATTATTTGTTCTTCAATATCATTTCTTTTTGACGGGATAAAACAACAATTATCACATCTTTTATATTTTCTTCAGCTTCTACGGACACTGGTCAAATAGCAGCTTCAATAGGAAGAACTGAAATTGACTCAAAAGGGGTATATTTCGAACTTTTGTGTACGCATGTTCAATATGCAATTAATGCTTTTCTTAAATTCTAGTCTTAATCGGAGCCATTTTCAGAAACAACCTTGTTAATCATGCTTTTCGACGTCAAGTATATATAATCTAACTAaaagcattctgggtaatattaaaaaaaaagcgtacaccaaaacgttgtgattggtttcaAAACGtgataaacaatagaaattcaaccaatgacgtaacgttttGAGATTACTCATAGTCCTCTATAGATTCTGAAAAGGCTATTTGGCCGTATAGTTTTGAAATGCTATCGGAAACGACTCAAAAAGTACCAATTTTAATGCACTAGAAGCGCTTTTCGACAATCAATGTATCGAAGACAAATTATTTGATTATCtaattcaaatgtttataaagCGGATCAAACCAAAAAGGACATGAAGTATGAAGTCAAATCCGGGCAAGGAATCTGAGCTTTGCATACAGGGAGatagacaactctcaacaagagacaaaatgacatagaaattaacaactacatagTTAAAGGAAAAtctagtatgagtgccaatgagaaaactctccatccaagtagcaatttataaaagtaaaccatgataagTCAAGGCACGGCCTTCAACcgagccttcaacacggagctttggtcACATGTAGGTCACCGTAGACATTTAACAACGACAACGAGCAAAGCTCTGTAGTACTCTGAAATCGGTGATTTTGATCTTGTTTTTATGATAGTTGTTTGTGCTTCATACCGGTCTGTTTAATTACGCCATGGACAACTGATTTTAACAACTTGTTCTGATGTTTTGTAGTTAAACACATGGTCTCAGAATAGGGAGGAATGCACTCTCGCAAGCATTTTTTACCCCGCCATTTTATGCGCCAGTCCTTAGCCTGTTATTCAAATGTTGTCATTGATTCGTGtctattaaacttttatttttgtaaactgtttCGTTTCCAACTTGGCCGTTCATTTGCTTGTTGAAATCACATTTTGTCTACAGTTGAATTCTGTACGATATTAATCTACAATCATCGACTGCATTGCTTACTTCGTACATATCATCTGGACTCAAGTTGatagttgtttttaatttttttgtattgcaataataccacatcttcttatttttatatagcaTAATACTAGTATTGTACACGCACTAATCTTCcccttaatatgttttaaaattgccTTTTTAATTCACACAATACAATCATGGCCATACGACCGTGTGTGGTAAGTTATTGTTTGTACcgatatttatattataatattttgtgtACAGTTTTCTAATAAATTCTAtcatatatcttatattttactatacttttaagatatcaaattaaaacaattgCAATTTACCTTTTCTAATCCAATGCGTCATCTTCCTTTACAAATATTCTAGACATCACGTGACCACTGGTCAACATAACCGTGTCTGGCGGAAGTGATTGACCTATTGTACAGATTTACCATTACCTGTAATAATTGTCCAGTGTGAAAGTAAATACGTCCACACATTTTTAACTATTATATAATTGTTGTGCATTTGTCAAGGTCATTGATTTGATACAAGTAGCATTTAGAAATTAGTCCTAGCATGTTCTAAAATTGGATAAAATGATTACAGCAAACACATCAACGTTGGAATTTATAACGTCTACGGTTGATAatattagaactgaggacaggggactcttgatttatttataaaatatatttatatatcatatagatagattgttttgcttttttgctttttttgttttcatggttttggttgttaaatgtattttgtgtatgtttatattatttgtcacaaacgtattgttcagagtttatatgacaataaatatttgaattaaaagtGTATAGTCAGAATTAAAAAGATACCTATATACAGGGACTTTCTATATACGGCACCGCAAATGCATGATTTGAAGCATACATGAGCATTCTGCATGCATACGTTATATATTCTTGACAACATAACTTGCCTGGTTGATTTCAATTCTTTAATAGAAAGCTACATTTTGTCATGTCTGATACTTTTACAGCAGACTTTAGGGAACGAGCATTTaaccacagggactcggttagcagattaaaattttgtaaatcaatgtttttaattcattttttattatttcctgtctatttgcattactatattaacgtattaaacgttgccatcactatttctttattttctggcAAACCTAGGTTTTTTCAGTatatggatatggatagtaaactaggtctttttcagtatatggatatggatagtaaactgcacattgccagaaaacaaagaaatagtgatggcaacgttaaatacgttaatatagtaatgcaaatagacaggaaataataaaaaataaattaaaaacattgatttacaaaattttaatctgctaaccgagtccttGTGATTGAGAACTGTCCTGTATGTCGGGAAGTGTTGTATGATTTAAAGCTTTAAGTGACGTTTGCATAGGTTGCAGCGTTAAATGAAGATATTGTCAgagatttttgttaaatatatctaGGGGGAAGAAAGCTCCGAATTTTGCGTTATTGTCGAGGTATTGGAAATAATAACTTTGAAGGAGAATGTTTTTGGTTTAGTTCATTCTAGGAGTTTCGTTAAGagcacatttatttttttgaatgttCATACGTTAATTTAGAAAAAGATATTTGAATCTTCAATTTATGATGAAGACAGTCCGCATTGCACGATTT carries:
- the LOC139518463 gene encoding uncharacterized protein → MTHWIRKVLNLLLWSGLVYEALDYQISPRLLINLFYIFIVLTFVAVKLTQIPFQELASYTIIGVYSYFSNIAIFLPNIDDIGVVHSPETFMDGDINSLQMFGVTLLFSCDGYNSFFVWISCVMVLSYAIHKLSQKEENGESSERNESSRSFHIIFVTWFLLTLFYTFSFLNSLFSAILVLLSSDTFWRNLSLRTQHFTLFLNIAWQIYVFRVVIFSITVFNIYLNVYLNVYSSFKLTAIAVIVLFKFYHDSTVKILEIFDRKVRISAYTHPVPISQLQRNSDPCPVCLSPMTSANITRCKHVFHESCLELCLQRQNSCPVCRQILNK